A segment of the Butyrivibrio fibrisolvens genome:
CCACAGGCAAGCCTGTGGGTTTTCGCCTATGTTAAGCTAAAATTTACTTTATAACAGGCTGAAGCGTTCAGCCTGTTATATTGCTCTTTCTGTTATTTATGGCAATCAAATATAACTAACTGTCTCTGACAAAGGTTTCCTGCTGCCGTGGTTAGGGAGAGGACCTGCATCTTCTGCTGCATAGCCAAGATCTAAAAGCATAAGGATTTCTTCATTTTCAGGAAGGCCGAGATCCTTTGCCAGCTTGTCAGGATCGAAGAAGTTAAGCCAGCAGCTGTCAACTCCCTCATTGTATGCTGCGAGCATAAGGTGTGTAGCAACTATAGATGCATCTTCGATTCCGGAATCTCTTTTTTCTCCCGGATATGTAAATACATTGTTCTTATCAAAAGCAACTACAAGCACGGTAGGCGCTCCGTATCTGCAAGGAGTTGCATTGTCGATCTTAGCAAGATTTTCTTCTGACTCAACTACATATATATGCTGCTCCTGGAGGTTCTTAGCTGTAGGAGCGACTCTTCCTGCTTCAAGGATTGCTTCAAGTGTCTTTTTATCTACCTTTTTAGGTCCATACTTTTTGCATGAATAACGATTTTCTACTACTTCTCTAAATTCCATGGTTAACTCCTTAGTTCATAAATTGAATCCACAGCAATGTGACAATTCGCCACCTCGCTGTGGATCATATTCTACTTATTATTTACTTGGATGAGGCATGTACTGATACAGGTTCATCGCAAGTGAATTGATTGGCATTGTCTGGAGCCATACCTTACCGGGGCCGGTTACTACTGTGTTGAACAAGCCTTCGCCACCAAGGAAAACATTCGCAAGACCTTTAACTGTCTCGATCTCCATGGTGCAGGTTGCTTCCATAGCTGCAACATATCCGCTATCTATAACCAGCTGCTGTCCGGGAGCAAGTGTTCTTTCCTGAACTGCACCGTCGATCTCAAGGAACGCGAAGCCTGCGCCTGTATATTTCTGCATAAGGAATCCTTCACCACCAAAGAATCCTGCACCGACTTTGTGCTGAAGGAAGATATCCATATTTACATTCTCTGTAGATGCAAGGAATGATGTCTTCTGGGCAATGATTGGAGATTTGCTTATATCAAAAGCAAGAATGTCGCCAGGGCTGTGCTTAGCAAGTGTAAGTTCACCGGGCTGCTCAGCAATATAGTGGTTAAGAGCAATAGACTCACCTACAAGAGCCTTTTTGAAGATACCACCAATACCACCTGTCTTGGTTTCCATTCTGATACCACGAGTCATCCATGCCATAGCACCGCTCTGACATTTGATAGCTTCACCGGCATTCATGGAAAGTGTTAGAACTGTAAATGGCTGACTTAATATCTGATATTGCATTCAAATACCTCCATAAGAAAAAAAACAATTGCGACAATAGTATTATACTGTTTGTATACCCCATTTACCATAAAAACGTTAAAAACTTTTATAAATATCTTCCACTGTGACTGTTTTTACTGAATTGATGACTTGTATATGTTATTCCGTTAACCTATAATTAACGTACGGAGGTAAGTGATCATGAAAAATCGAGTAATTTTCAAGTCCCTGATTCTTGCAACATGTTTAAGTGCAATGCTTATAGCTCATGGTTGTGGCGATACTGCCAGTGATGCTGCTGATAAGACTGATGCCACTAATACTGATGCAGAAGAAACTTCTGATACTGATAGCAATACTGATAATACCGAAGATACTTCAAAAGATAGTAACGACATATCTACTACCGAAGCAAGCGAAGAGCCTGCTGAAGAGCCCGCTGATGATGAAGTCGATGCAGGCGCTATCTACCAACAGTATTTGGATGATGCACTTGAATATGATGGAGAGCTGTTCTCAGCTAAATACAGTTTTGTAAAAGAAGACTTCGATATGATTCCTTCCGCCTATTACTACGACGTTGATGAAGACGGCGAGAACGAACTTCTTATCTCTACATTCTATTATGGATTTGATATATATGATGTAAGAGACGGAGAACTTGTCCTTCTTGATCACGGAGATGGAACTTCTGATACATGCAGCGTCTTTTATGGTGAAGATCATACCTATGTTTCTCATAGCGACTTCCTTCATGAAGGAAGACAGATTCTTGTTCTTATACGATATGATGAGAATGGTGATGTGGTTGAAATGAT
Coding sequences within it:
- a CDS encoding nitroreductase family protein; its protein translation is MEFREVVENRYSCKKYGPKKVDKKTLEAILEAGRVAPTAKNLQEQHIYVVESEENLAKIDNATPCRYGAPTVLVVAFDKNNVFTYPGEKRDSGIEDASIVATHLMLAAYNEGVDSCWLNFFDPDKLAKDLGLPENEEILMLLDLGYAAEDAGPLPNHGSRKPLSETVSYI
- a CDS encoding TIGR00266 family protein, giving the protein MQYQILSQPFTVLTLSMNAGEAIKCQSGAMAWMTRGIRMETKTGGIGGIFKKALVGESIALNHYIAEQPGELTLAKHSPGDILAFDISKSPIIAQKTSFLASTENVNMDIFLQHKVGAGFFGGEGFLMQKYTGAGFAFLEIDGAVQERTLAPGQQLVIDSGYVAAMEATCTMEIETVKGLANVFLGGEGLFNTVVTGPGKVWLQTMPINSLAMNLYQYMPHPSK